Below is a window of Bradyrhizobium sp. SZCCHNS1050 DNA.
CTCGCTCAAGCTGTTCTTCATGTTCTTCCTGATCGCGATGGCGAAAGCGATCGTGCCGCGCTACCGCTACGACCAGTTGATGCGACTGGGCTGGAAAGTGTTCCTGCCGCTGTCGCTGGCCATGGTGGTCATCGTCGCAGGCGTGCTGCACTTCGCCGGCATCGCGCCGAAATGAGGCTGTCATGAACATTTCCGCCACCGCACGGTCGCTGCTGCTGCAGGAGTTCGTCTCCGCATTCTTCCTCGCGATGCGCTACTTCTTCCAGCCGAAGCCGACCCTGAACTATCCGTTCGAGAAGGGCCCGATCTCGCCGCGCTTCCGCGGCGAGCACGCGTTGCGGCGCTATCCCAATGGCGAAGAGCGCTGCATCGCCTGCAAGCTGTGCGAGGCGGTCTGTCCCGCGCAGGCGATCACGATCGAGGCCGGTCCGCGCCGCAACGACGGCACCCGTCGCACGGTGCGCTACGACATCGACATGGTGAAGTGCATCTATTGCGGCCTGTGCCAGGAAGCCTGTCCGGTCGACGCCATCGTCGAAGGACCGAACTTCGAGTTCGCGACCGAGACCCGCGAGGAGCTGTATTATGACAAGGCCAAGCTGCTCGCGAATGGCGACCGCTGGGAGCGCGAGATCTCCAAAGCCATCGCGCTCGACGCGCCGTACCGCTGAGGCCGTCCGATGATCCTTCCTGCGCTCTTCTTCTATCTCTTCGCGGCGGTCTGCGTGGCCTCGGCCGTGATGGTGATCGTCTCGAAGAACCCCGTTCACTCGGTGCTCTATCTGATCCTCGCCTTCGTCAACGCCTCCGGCCTGTTCGTGCTGATGGGCGCCGAATTCCTGGCGATGATCCTCGTGGTCGTCTACGTCGGTGCGGTCGCGGTGCTGTTTCTGTTCGTGATCATGATGCTCGATGTCGACTTCACGGAGCTGCGCGAGGGCTTCCTGCAGTACATGCCGATCGGACTGGTCATCGGCGGCATCTTCCTGTTCGAGCTGCTGCTGACGGTGTCCTACTGGGTCATCAACCCGACGACGCCGAAGGCGATCACCGCGGCGATCCCGACCAACGTCACCAATACCGAGGCGCTCGGCCTCGTGCTCTATACGAAGTACATCCATTACTTCCAGCTCTCCGGCATGATCCTGCTGGTGGCGATGATCGGCGCGATCGTGCTGACGCTGCGCCACAAGGCGAGCGTCAAGCGCCAGGACATCAACGTCCAGAACGCGCGCACGCCGGAGATGGCGATGGCGGTCCGCAAGGTCGCGGTCGGGCAGGGGCTGCAGGACACGGACGCGGCGGAGTGGGTGAAATGACCATCGGATTGGGGCACTATCTCGCCGTCGCGGCCATGCTGTTCACGCTCGGCATCCTCGGCATCTTCCTGAACCGCAAGAACATCATCGTCATCTTGATGTCGGTCGAGCTGATCCTGCTCGCGGTGAACATCAATCTGGTGGCGTTCTCGACATTCCTGGGCGACATCGTCGGGCAGGTGTTCGCGCTGCTGGTTTTGACAGTTGCGGCGGCGGAAGCCGCGATCGGCCTTGCCGTG
It encodes the following:
- the nuoI gene encoding NADH-quinone oxidoreductase subunit NuoI; the protein is MNISATARSLLLQEFVSAFFLAMRYFFQPKPTLNYPFEKGPISPRFRGEHALRRYPNGEERCIACKLCEAVCPAQAITIEAGPRRNDGTRRTVRYDIDMVKCIYCGLCQEACPVDAIVEGPNFEFATETREELYYDKAKLLANGDRWEREISKAIALDAPYR
- a CDS encoding NADH-quinone oxidoreductase subunit J, which translates into the protein MILPALFFYLFAAVCVASAVMVIVSKNPVHSVLYLILAFVNASGLFVLMGAEFLAMILVVVYVGAVAVLFLFVIMMLDVDFTELREGFLQYMPIGLVIGGIFLFELLLTVSYWVINPTTPKAITAAIPTNVTNTEALGLVLYTKYIHYFQLSGMILLVAMIGAIVLTLRHKASVKRQDINVQNARTPEMAMAVRKVAVGQGLQDTDAAEWVK
- the nuoK gene encoding NADH-quinone oxidoreductase subunit NuoK, with product MTIGLGHYLAVAAMLFTLGILGIFLNRKNIIVILMSVELILLAVNINLVAFSTFLGDIVGQVFALLVLTVAAAEAAIGLAVLVVYFRNRGSIAVEDVNMMKG